The following DNA comes from Thermoanaerobaculum aquaticum.
CTAAATTGGATGACCTTCGCCTTCTGCTACCCTAAGACCGTGACACCGTGGTTGATTCTGCTGGCGGCGGTAAGCCCTCTGGCCTTGCGCGTTGAGGTGGAGCCTCTGGGCAAGGGAGCAACAAGCACGGTGGTGGCGGTGGCCGTGCAGGTGGCCCCGGAGGAACGGGAGCAGCTCGGTCCGCGCGTGCGGTTTCACGTGGAGTTTTGGAAGGGGTCCCAGAAGCTGGACGACGGCAGCGGGGTGGGGGAGCTGGCCGGGGATGGCAGCTTCCTCCTTTACCGGGAGTGGCCCTCGGGGGAAGGGCTCCTGCGGGTGGAGGTGAGCTCGCTGGATGGCTCAAAGGCAGGGGTGGTGGAGCGGAAGGTGGTGGTGCCGGTGCTGGACAAGCCCTTTGTGGCGCCGGAAGGGGCACCGCCGGACGCTACGGCGCTGGCGCCCTCGCCTCCGGCGGAGGAAGCGGTGCGTTTTGCCCGCCCCCGCCTGGGAACGGTCGTGGGCACCGTGGAGCTTACCCTGGAGGCGCCGGAAGATACGGGGGAGGTGCGGTTCTTCCAGGACAACCAGCTGGTGGTGGTCAAAAACCGCCCCCCCTGGCAGCTTTCCCTCTCCCTGGGGGCTACGCCGCGAAGGACCGTGGTCCGCGCCGAAGCGTGGAGCCGCGATGGGCGCCTTATAGGGGAAGACGCGGTGGTGCTCTCGGGCAGCGAAAACCGCCTGGAGGTGCAGATCCTGCTCCGGGAGGGCAAAGGGCAGGACCAACCCACCAGGGTCACGGTGGCGGTTTCACCCCCCGGTCTTGAGGAGGAGGTGGTGCTCCGGGTTGACGACCGGCCGGTGGCCCGCTGGCTGTCCTGCCCCTGTGTCACCGAGCTTCCGGCGCAAGCACTCCGTTCCGCGCGGATTCTGGTGGCGGAGGCGCGGGGCGGGGGGAGGGAAGGGGAAGCGGTTTTGGCGGTGGGAACCGGGACGCTCCTGGAGACCGCCAGGGTGGACGTGGTGGAGTTGCCGGTGGCGGTGCTGGATGCCGCGGGAAGACCCGTTTCGGATTTGCGCCCGGAGGACTTTCACGTCTGGGAGGACGGTCAACCGGTGGTCGTGGACTCGCTGGGACGCAGTGAGGACCTGCCGGTGCTCTTGGGCCTTGCCGTGGACGTTTCCGGCTCCATGGAAAAGGACTTTCCGCTGGTACGGCAAGCGGTGGGCGGGTTCCTGGCTGATTTCCTGCGGCCTGGGGATCGGTTTTTCCTGGGCACCTTTTCCTGGGAATTTAGCTTGCTGCTGCCCTGGGGTTCCGAGCCCCGGTTGGCGGTGGACCGTTTGGCCGGGGTGCGGGTGGAAGGGGGTACCTCCCTTCACGATGCGGTGATCAAGGCCCTGGAGCTGTTTCGGGGGAAGAAAGGCCCCCGCGGGCTGGTGGTGATTACCGACGGCGAGGACACCACCTCCCGCACCGGCTGGGACGCGGCTTTGCGCTACGCCCGCACCATGCGGACCCCTATCTTTCCTGTGGGTATTCGCGTTTCGGTGCTGGACTTTGTGTTCCGCAGCAGGCTTTCGGAGTTGGCCGCCGCCACCGGTGGCGAGGCGTTTTTTGTGGGAAAGCCCGAGGACCTGCCGGCGGTTTATCGGCGCATTGGCGAGCAACTGCGCCAGCAGTACGTGGTGGTTTACCGCTCGCCGGCCAGCTCCGCTGGCGATGCCTTTCGACAGGTCACGGTGAAGGTGCAGAGGGAAGGCGTCACGGTGAGGACCATCCCCGGTTACTTTCCGAGCCCCTGAAAGCGGGGAAGCTCCCAGGAGCAATTGGGGTTATAGTGGGTGAGATGGCCCAGGGTTTTTACGTCACCCCCGAAGTGGCTGGCCGTTCGGGCCTTTCGGAAACCGTCATCCGGCCGGGGCCGGTGGCCGGCGGCTCGGTAATCCTCACCTCGGTGGACACCTTGAAGACCTGGGCGGCCCCGCTGCCCTCCGGGGTGCTGTGGCTGGTGCTGGGGGATCCTGGGGATGGCGAGCTGCCGGTGGACCCTTTCATGGTGCTTCCCCCGCACGCCCCGGCTTCTACCGTGCAGAGGGCGGTGCTGGCGGCTTTGGAAACCGCCAGCCTTCGGCTCAAGCTGCAGGACCTGCAAAGCGAGGTGCACCTCGCCCAGGAGCGGCAGCTGGAGCTGGCCCGCATTGGCATTGCCCTGGTGGCGGAGCGCGACCTGGAAAGGCTTTTGGAGCGCATCCTTTCCAGCGCCCGGGAGCTGGTGTGCGCCGATGCCGGTTCGCTTTACCTTTTGGAAGAACGGGACGGCGACAAGCTCTTGCATTTCATGCTGGCGCAAAACGATTCGGTACCGGTGGCCTTTTCGGCGTGGTCGGTGCCGGTGGATGAGAGCTCCATGGCCGGTTACGTGGCGGCTTCCGGGGAGTGCGTGAGCGTGGAGGACGTGCGCTACCTGGCCAAAGATGCCCCTTACCACTTCAACCCCAGTTTTGACGAAGCCTCCGGGTACCACACCCGCTCGCTTTTGACGGTGCCCATGGCTACGCGCACCGGCGAAATCGTGGGGGTTCTCCAGCTCATCAACCGGAAACGGCAAAGGCAGGCCAAGATTACCTCCAGCGCCGAGGCCGATCGCTGGGTGGTGCCCTTTTCCCAAGCGGATGTGGCGGTGATCCGGGCTATGGCTGCGCAGGCGGCGGTGGCCATTGAAAACAGCCGTCTGGTGGCGGAAATCGAAAGGCTCTTTGAGTCCTTCGTGCGTGCCTCGGTGATGGCTATCGAGCAGCGGGATCCTTCCACCCGTGGGCATTCCGTGCGGGTGGCTCACTACACCTTGGGTTTGGCCCGGGCGGTGGAGCAAAACCCCCCCGAGCCGTACCAGGGCCTGCGGTTTTCCCGGGACGATTTGCTGCAGCTGCGCTACGCCGCGTTGCTCCACGACTTCGGGAAAGTGGGGGTGCGGGAAGCGGTGCTCACCAAGCCCAAGAAGCTTTACCCTGAAAGGCTGCAGTTGATCCTGGAGCGCTTCCGCCACGCCCGCCGTGCCCAGGAGGTGATGCTCTTGCGCAAGCTCCTCCAGCGGCTGGTGGCGATGGGTTTGCCCCCCACCGCCGAAGACCTCAAAGCGCTGGAAGCGGCCGTGAGCCAGATGCGGGCGGAGTTTGACGAGAAGCTGGCCAAGGTCTTGGAAGCCAACGAACCTACGGTGCTGGCGGAAAGCACCGCCGGGCTTTTGCAGAAGCTTTCAGGAGCGCAGTTTTTAGGGGAAAACGGCGAGCCTTTGCCACTTTTGACCCCCGAGGAGCTGCGCTGGCTTTCCGTCCCCAAGGGCAGCCTGGACGAGGAGGAGCGCCGGGAGGTGGAATCCCACGTGGTGCACTCCTACCAGTTCCTGCTCACCATCCCCTGGCCCAGGCGGCTCGCCCGGGTCCCGGAAATTGCCTACGGCCACCACGAAAAGCTGGACGGTCGGGGTTACCCCCGCCGCTTGCGGGGGGAGCAAATCCCGCCGGAAGTGCGGATGATGACTATTTGCGACATGTACGACGCCCTCACCGCTGCCGACCGGCCCTACAAGAAAGCGGTCAACCCCGAGCGGGCCCTGGGCATCCTGGAGGAGGAGGTCAGGCAAGGGGGGCTGGACCGGGACCTCTTCCGGGTGTTTTTGGAAGCAAAGATTTACGCCAGCCCGCCTCCCCAGGACGCCTGGTCTTAACCGGGAAGGCCCCAGCGGAGCCCCAAACGGTACCCACCCAAGCCCACCAGCCCCAAACCCAGGATCACGAGCACCACCGCCAGGACCCTCACCACCAGCGCTTCGGTTTTGGGTGAAAGGAGCGTTTTTCCGTGGTGGAGGGCGTAAAGCAGCGGTGCGTACCAGCACACCACCCCGCCGATGAGCGCCCCCAGCATCCACAAAAGCCCCGGTTCGCCGTAGGTGCGGGCCGCTTCCACAAAGGCAAGACCGGCGGTCACCCACCAAAGCCAGTAGTGGGGGTTGGCCAGGGAAACCCCCATTCCCAAAAGCAAATAGCGAAACCGCGGCCGGCTGTTGCTGGTCCAGTTGGGTTGGGGTTCGCGGCTGGGCCGGTGACGGGCCGAGCTCAAGCCGCCCCACAAAAGCACCAGCCCACCGGCAATTTCCACCGCCGGCAGGGCCCCCAGCCGCGCCAGGGAAGGGCCAGCCCCGGCGGCCAGCGCTGCAAACAACAGCCCGTCCAGGAGGGTGGCTCCCAAGAGAAACCAGAAAGCCGCGCCCAGGCGATGGGCCAAGCCCAAGCGGGTAGCCACCAGCGTTATTGGCCCCGGGATCACCACGGTGGCGAACGACACCAAAAACCCGGTGATGACCAGGGCCGGGAGGGAAAGGGGAAGCGTAAGGTTCGTCAAGCCTCAACCCAGCTTGTAACCGATGGTGCGCAAGAACCGCAGCCTTGCCAAAACGTCTTCATCCTTTTCCACACCCTTGGGGGAAACCCCATCCACCACCCCTAAGATGGCCCTTCCCTGTTCGGTTTCGGCCACCACCACCTCCACCGGGTTGGCGCTGGCGCAGTAAATGCGGCAAACCTCGGGCACCATCTTGATGGCGTTGAGCACGTTGATGGGGTAGCCCTGCTCGAGGAATACGAAAAACGAATGACCGGCACCCACGGCGAGGGCATTGCGGGTGGCCAGCTCAATCAGCGCCTCATCGTTTCCCGAGCGGCGGATAAGGGCCGGTCCTGAGGACTCGCAGAAAGCCAGGCCAAACTTCATTTGCGGGGCGGTGGTAACGATGGCCTCGTGGATGTCCTCCACGGTTTTTATGAAGTGGGCTTGTCCCAGGATGAAGTTCGTGCTTTCCGGCTTTTCCACTTTGACGGTGAGGATGGTCATGGCTCCCTCCTTTCTTTGGCTTGCGTTTAGCGTCCACCCAGGGTCTGCACCAAATCGGCAAGCCCCTGGGCCAAAAGCAGGACGTAATCGGGGCTGACGGTGGCCAGCTCAGCCTCGGGCGGCCAAAAATCCCCATCGGCAGGCCCACCTCTGGGCCCGCAAATAGTGATCGTCACCGCCCCCTGCCGGGAGGCCAATGCCGATCCGGTGTGCGGGGGGGTGGGGTCGGTGGCCAGCTCGGTGGTAAACCCCCAGCGGCGGAAAACCGAGGGGAGATGGGGCGTAAACAGGCTTGGGGTTTCACCCAGCCGCAACACCAGCTTGCTGGGATCCGGAGCCTTTTTCGCCCAGAGCTGTTCCAGCTCCACCCAAACCGCAATGCGCCTCTCCCGGGAGGCCAGGAAGGCCTGGGCTCCCGCGGCGTCGTGGCAGCCGCCGGCCAGC
Coding sequences within:
- a CDS encoding VWA domain-containing protein, which translates into the protein MTPWLILLAAVSPLALRVEVEPLGKGATSTVVAVAVQVAPEEREQLGPRVRFHVEFWKGSQKLDDGSGVGELAGDGSFLLYREWPSGEGLLRVEVSSLDGSKAGVVERKVVVPVLDKPFVAPEGAPPDATALAPSPPAEEAVRFARPRLGTVVGTVELTLEAPEDTGEVRFFQDNQLVVVKNRPPWQLSLSLGATPRRTVVRAEAWSRDGRLIGEDAVVLSGSENRLEVQILLREGKGQDQPTRVTVAVSPPGLEEEVVLRVDDRPVARWLSCPCVTELPAQALRSARILVAEARGGGREGEAVLAVGTGTLLETARVDVVELPVAVLDAAGRPVSDLRPEDFHVWEDGQPVVVDSLGRSEDLPVLLGLAVDVSGSMEKDFPLVRQAVGGFLADFLRPGDRFFLGTFSWEFSLLLPWGSEPRLAVDRLAGVRVEGGTSLHDAVIKALELFRGKKGPRGLVVITDGEDTTSRTGWDAALRYARTMRTPIFPVGIRVSVLDFVFRSRLSELAAATGGEAFFVGKPEDLPAVYRRIGEQLRQQYVVVYRSPASSAGDAFRQVTVKVQREGVTVRTIPGYFPSP
- a CDS encoding HD family phosphohydrolase, which encodes MAQGFYVTPEVAGRSGLSETVIRPGPVAGGSVILTSVDTLKTWAAPLPSGVLWLVLGDPGDGELPVDPFMVLPPHAPASTVQRAVLAALETASLRLKLQDLQSEVHLAQERQLELARIGIALVAERDLERLLERILSSARELVCADAGSLYLLEERDGDKLLHFMLAQNDSVPVAFSAWSVPVDESSMAGYVAASGECVSVEDVRYLAKDAPYHFNPSFDEASGYHTRSLLTVPMATRTGEIVGVLQLINRKRQRQAKITSSAEADRWVVPFSQADVAVIRAMAAQAAVAIENSRLVAEIERLFESFVRASVMAIEQRDPSTRGHSVRVAHYTLGLARAVEQNPPEPYQGLRFSRDDLLQLRYAALLHDFGKVGVREAVLTKPKKLYPERLQLILERFRHARRAQEVMLLRKLLQRLVAMGLPPTAEDLKALEAAVSQMRAEFDEKLAKVLEANEPTVLAESTAGLLQKLSGAQFLGENGEPLPLLTPEELRWLSVPKGSLDEEERREVESHVVHSYQFLLTIPWPRRLARVPEIAYGHHEKLDGRGYPRRLRGEQIPPEVRMMTICDMYDALTAADRPYKKAVNPERALGILEEEVRQGGLDRDLFRVFLEAKIYASPPPQDAWS
- a CDS encoding LysE family transporter, which translates into the protein MTNLTLPLSLPALVITGFLVSFATVVIPGPITLVATRLGLAHRLGAAFWFLLGATLLDGLLFAALAAGAGPSLARLGALPAVEIAGGLVLLWGGLSSARHRPSREPQPNWTSNSRPRFRYLLLGMGVSLANPHYWLWWVTAGLAFVEAARTYGEPGLLWMLGALIGGVVCWYAPLLYALHHGKTLLSPKTEALVVRVLAVVLVILGLGLVGLGGYRLGLRWGLPG
- a CDS encoding adenosine-specific kinase, which encodes MTILTVKVEKPESTNFILGQAHFIKTVEDIHEAIVTTAPQMKFGLAFCESSGPALIRRSGNDEALIELATRNALAVGAGHSFFVFLEQGYPINVLNAIKMVPEVCRIYCASANPVEVVVAETEQGRAILGVVDGVSPKGVEKDEDVLARLRFLRTIGYKLG